One Kwoniella pini CBS 10737 chromosome 10, complete sequence genomic region harbors:
- a CDS encoding sorting nexin-3 — translation MNQSQPYDSNQYYQNSQPYQSLSNSQTFQSPNSQGYNSNQGYSSPPPQQQQNQYSSQGFQSPNVNFGQQQEWPQSPPPQQQQSGQGYQQNPQSAQQGYFGQGGYNQQPQSPPVEVTHSPFVRTDSSARLTFTDMARMAGRPQTFDEMYAVPESFLEIEIRNPMTHGIGRKMYTDYEIVCMTNIPAFKLRHSVVRRRYSDFEAFRDILERESTRVNIPPLPGKVFTNRFTDDIIEQRREGLQRFLEIVAGHPLLQTGSKVLCAFLQDPSWEKSQWV, via the exons ATGAATCAATCACAGCCGTATGACTCAAATC AATACTATCAAAACTCTCAACCTTATCAATCCTTATCTAATTCGCAGACATTTCAATCTCCTAATTCTCAAGGTTATAATTCGAATCAAGGATACTCATCGCCTCCccctcaacaacaacaaaaccAATATTCTTCACAAGGATTTCAATCTCCGAATGTAAATTTTggtcaacaacaagaatGGCCACAatcacctccacctcaacaacaacaatcagGACAGGGTTATCAACAAAATCCACAATCTGCACAACAAGGATACTTTGGTCAAGGTGGATATAATCAACAACCTCAAAGTCCACCTG TTGAAGTTACACATTCACCGTTTGTACGAACGGATTCGTCAGCTCGACTTACATTTACAGATATGGCAAGAATGGCAGGTAGACCACAAacttttgatgaaatgtaTGCTGTACCAGAAAGTTTTTTAGAAATCGAAATTAGGAATCCAATGACTCatggaattggaagaaagatgTATACAGATTACGAGATTGTTTGTATG ACCAATATACCAGCTTTCAAGCTACGCCATTCGGTTGTTCGTCGTCGATATTCTGATTTCGAAGCTTTCAGGGATATACtagaaagagaaagtaCGAGGGTCAATATACCGCCTTTACCTGGAAAA GTGTTCACCAATCGATTCACGGATGATATTATCGAACAACGTCGAGAAGGCTTACAAAGATTCTTAGAAATAGTGGCTGGTCATCCTTTGCTACAAACTGGAAGTAAAGTTTTATGTGCTTTCTTACAGGATCCATCTTGGGAAAAGTCACAATGGGTGTAA